The following proteins are encoded in a genomic region of Streptomyces collinus Tu 365:
- a CDS encoding FHA domain-containing protein FhaB/FipA: MSELTLTVMRLGFLAVLWLFVIVAVQVIRSDLFGTRVTQRGARREAARPQQAARQQQAAPPPQRGQQGGGRQRRNAPSKLVVTEGTLTGTTVALQGQTVTLGRAHDSTIVLDDDYASSRHARIYPDRDGQWIVEDLGSTNGTYLDRSRLTTPTPIPLGAPIRIGKTVIELRK; encoded by the coding sequence ATGTCAGAGCTGACCCTCACGGTCATGCGGCTGGGTTTCCTGGCCGTACTGTGGCTGTTCGTGATCGTGGCCGTGCAGGTCATCCGAAGCGACCTGTTCGGTACGCGCGTCACCCAGCGCGGAGCGCGCCGGGAGGCGGCACGGCCGCAGCAGGCCGCGCGGCAGCAGCAGGCCGCGCCTCCGCCCCAGCGCGGGCAGCAGGGCGGCGGGCGGCAGCGCCGCAACGCCCCCAGCAAGCTCGTGGTGACCGAAGGCACACTGACCGGCACCACCGTCGCGCTGCAGGGCCAGACCGTCACCCTGGGCCGGGCCCACGACTCCACGATCGTGCTGGACGACGACTACGCCTCCAGCCGGCATGCCAGGATCTACCCGGACCGCGACGGTCAGTGGATCGTCGAGGACCTCGGCTCCACCAACGGCACCTACCTGGACCGGTCCCGGCTGACGACCCCCACACCGATCCCGCTGGGCGCGCCGATCCGCATCGGCAAAACCGTCATCGAGCTGCGGAAGTAG
- a CDS encoding DUF5819 family protein → MDAYDEDSQAPAGPDGSAGPGDLHAPADPADQVDQADPGDPGPGGPGGPGDSPPAGPADAAAAPRTGVAALSPRYQVGAAVALAVVAVTACVHLAMVFLSVAPANTVTKQHGQAIEDWVFPEFEQNWKLFAPNPLQQNIAVQVRAELRTKEGGLFTTGWYDLSARDGADIDGNLAPSHTQQNELRRGWDFFVATHGADNRPIGMRGSLSEQYVRRIVVMRLNREDTIHREGVVRRVQVRSSTTNVQPPAWSQEKISDKPVYRVLPWWTVSADEAAGGVR, encoded by the coding sequence ATGGACGCGTACGACGAGGACTCACAGGCCCCGGCCGGGCCGGACGGGTCGGCCGGGCCGGGTGACCTCCACGCCCCCGCCGACCCCGCTGACCAGGTTGATCAAGCTGATCCCGGGGATCCCGGACCTGGTGGTCCTGGTGGTCCTGGTGATTCCCCGCCCGCCGGGCCGGCGGACGCCGCGGCCGCGCCCCGGACCGGTGTCGCCGCCCTCTCCCCCCGCTACCAGGTCGGCGCCGCGGTGGCGCTCGCCGTGGTGGCCGTCACCGCGTGCGTGCACCTGGCCATGGTGTTCCTGAGCGTGGCGCCGGCGAACACGGTCACCAAGCAGCACGGCCAGGCGATAGAGGACTGGGTCTTTCCGGAGTTCGAGCAGAACTGGAAGCTGTTCGCCCCGAACCCGCTGCAGCAGAACATCGCCGTCCAGGTGCGCGCCGAGCTGCGGACGAAGGAGGGCGGCCTGTTCACCACCGGCTGGTACGACCTCTCCGCCCGGGACGGCGCCGACATCGACGGCAACCTGGCGCCCAGCCACACCCAGCAGAACGAGCTGCGGCGCGGCTGGGACTTCTTCGTCGCCACGCACGGCGCCGACAACCGGCCCATCGGCATGCGGGGCTCGCTGTCCGAGCAGTACGTGCGCCGGATCGTCGTGATGCGCCTGAACAGGGAGGACACGATCCACCGCGAGGGCGTCGTGCGGCGCGTGCAGGTCCGCTCCAGCACCACGAACGTGCAGCCGCCCGCGTGGAGTCAGGAGAAGATCTCCGACAAGCCCGTCTACCGTGTGCTCCCCTGGTGGACGGTGAGCGCCGACGAGGCCGCGGGAGGCGTGCGGTGA
- a CDS encoding FhaA domain-containing protein, protein MGVLKKFEQRLEGLVNGTFAKVFKSEVQPVEIAGALQRECDNNATIWNRERTVVPNDFIVELSAPDFERLSPYSGQLGDELAGMVRDYAKQQRYTFMGPIKVNLEKAEDLDTGLYRVRSRTLASSASQQSAPAAPPAGRPGQGGGPGYPPAAPAGAPPMPAAPPPGARPGGYGYPQPATQRPAAAPMSGGRTRYWIEINGTRHQISRATLVLGRSTEADVRIDDPGVSRRHCEIRTGTPSTIQDLGSTNGIVVDGQHTTRATLRDGSRIVVGSTTIIYRQAEG, encoded by the coding sequence ATGGGAGTCCTGAAGAAGTTCGAGCAGCGTCTCGAAGGTCTGGTCAACGGCACCTTCGCCAAGGTCTTCAAGTCCGAGGTCCAGCCCGTGGAGATCGCCGGAGCGCTCCAGCGGGAGTGCGACAACAACGCGACCATCTGGAACCGCGAACGCACGGTCGTGCCGAACGACTTCATCGTGGAGCTGAGCGCGCCCGACTTCGAGCGCCTCAGCCCCTACTCCGGACAGCTCGGCGACGAGCTGGCCGGCATGGTGCGCGACTACGCCAAGCAGCAGCGCTACACCTTCATGGGGCCGATCAAGGTCAACCTGGAGAAGGCCGAGGACCTCGACACGGGTCTGTACCGGGTGCGCTCGCGCACCCTCGCCTCCTCCGCCAGCCAGCAGAGCGCCCCCGCGGCGCCCCCCGCCGGCCGGCCCGGCCAGGGCGGCGGCCCGGGCTACCCGCCCGCCGCGCCCGCCGGAGCGCCCCCCATGCCGGCCGCGCCGCCCCCCGGCGCCCGGCCCGGCGGCTACGGTTACCCGCAGCCCGCCACCCAGCGGCCCGCCGCCGCTCCGATGAGCGGCGGACGCACCCGCTACTGGATCGAGATCAACGGCACCCGCCACCAGATCTCCCGCGCGACGCTGGTGCTGGGCCGCAGCACCGAGGCCGACGTGCGGATCGACGACCCCGGCGTCTCCCGCCGGCACTGCGAGATCCGGACCGGAACGCCCTCGACGATCCAGGATCTCGGCTCCACCAACGGCATCGTGGTGGACGGGCAGCACACCACCCGCGCTACGCTCCGCGACGGCTCGCGGATCGTCGTGGGCAGCACCACCATCATTTACCGGCAAGCCGAAGGGTGA
- a CDS encoding acyl-CoA dehydrogenase family protein translates to MDFTFSEEQVAAAEAARGVFAGVAPDAVPSPALTTGAVAEGFDRDLWSRLAGADLLGLLLDERYGGAGLDAVALCQVLRESARVLARVPLLEHSAALATLQTYGGAELAERLLAPAGHGEPVLTVAAHGRTGHDPASLAVSARRDGPDWVLDGTQTAVPWAFDADLVLVPAHTDADRTVLALVGRGQDGLELAEQISTSGERLAELRLRSARIGADRVIEAAGAWEGLHALLATGTCALALGLGEQVLRMTADYTGRREQFGYPIATFQAVAVQAADRYIDLRAMEATLWQAAWRIASGAPGALPAAGDVAVAKIWAAEGVRRVVQTAQHLHGGFGADTDYPLHRYHAWAKHLELSLGPAAAYEETLGDLLATHALS, encoded by the coding sequence GTGGACTTCACCTTCAGCGAGGAGCAGGTGGCGGCGGCGGAGGCGGCACGGGGGGTGTTCGCCGGGGTGGCACCTGACGCGGTGCCCAGTCCCGCGCTCACCACCGGCGCCGTGGCCGAGGGCTTCGACCGGGACCTGTGGTCCCGACTGGCCGGCGCGGACCTGCTCGGCCTGCTGCTCGACGAGCGCTACGGCGGCGCGGGTCTCGACGCCGTCGCGCTGTGCCAGGTGCTGCGCGAGTCAGCGCGCGTGCTGGCCCGGGTGCCGCTGCTGGAGCACAGCGCGGCCCTCGCGACCCTGCAGACGTACGGCGGCGCGGAACTCGCGGAGCGGCTGCTGGCCCCGGCGGGACACGGCGAGCCGGTGCTGACGGTCGCCGCGCACGGCCGCACCGGGCACGACCCGGCGAGCCTCGCCGTCAGCGCGCGGCGGGACGGCCCTGACTGGGTGCTGGACGGGACGCAGACAGCGGTGCCGTGGGCCTTCGACGCGGACCTCGTCCTCGTGCCGGCGCACACCGACGCCGACCGGACCGTGCTCGCGCTGGTCGGCCGCGGACAGGACGGACTGGAACTCGCCGAGCAGATCTCCACCAGCGGGGAGCGGCTGGCCGAGCTGCGGCTGCGGTCGGCGCGGATCGGGGCGGACCGTGTGATCGAGGCGGCGGGCGCCTGGGAGGGTCTGCACGCGCTGCTGGCTACCGGCACCTGCGCGCTGGCCCTCGGTCTCGGGGAACAGGTGCTGCGGATGACCGCGGACTACACCGGCAGGCGGGAGCAGTTCGGGTATCCGATCGCCACCTTCCAGGCGGTGGCCGTCCAGGCCGCCGACCGGTACATCGACCTGCGCGCCATGGAGGCCACCCTCTGGCAGGCCGCCTGGCGGATCGCCTCCGGCGCGCCGGGTGCGCTGCCCGCCGCCGGGGACGTCGCCGTGGCGAAGATCTGGGCGGCGGAGGGCGTGCGGCGCGTGGTGCAGACGGCACAGCACCTGCACGGCGGGTTCGGCGCGGACACCGACTACCCGCTGCACCGGTACCACGCCTGGGCCAAGCACCTGGAGCTGTCGCTCGGCCCCGCGGCGGCGTACGAGGAGACCTTGGGGGATCTGCTGGCGACCCACGCCCTCAGCTGA
- a CDS encoding Stp1/IreP family PP2C-type Ser/Thr phosphatase, whose product MSLSLRFAAGSHKGMIREGNEDSGYAGPRLLAIADGMGGQAAGEVASSEVISTLVTLDDDVPGSDILTSLGVAVQRANDQLRSMVEEDPQLEGMGTTLTALLWTGQRLGLVHVGDSRAYLLRDGVLTQITQDHTWVQRLVDEGRITEEEATTHPQRSLLMRALGSGDHVEPDLSIREVRAGDRYLICSDGLSGVVSHQTMEETLASYQGPQETVQELIQLALRGGGPDNITVIVADVLDLDTGDTLAGQLSDTPVVVGAVAENQHHLHDNGIMQTPAGRASHLGRQGHGQGGGEFGPPGSGDSTGYAPAGSFGDYTDEDFTKPRKNRRWLKRSVYGVLALAVIGGGLYGGYRWTQTQYYVGTSGEHVALYRGISQDLAWVSLSKVQQDHPEIELKYLPPYQQKQVKNTIAAGGLQQAQAKIQALTVQASACRKQAERAAADSGHNAKASQGKTGSTTGTTRTSLTSKASPTPNPSASGSSKSPSKSPSPTATATPNPGPSLSEDEQKVVDQCGKQ is encoded by the coding sequence ATGAGTCTGTCACTGCGCTTCGCCGCCGGATCGCACAAGGGCATGATCCGGGAGGGCAACGAGGACTCCGGTTACGCCGGTCCGCGCCTGCTCGCCATCGCCGACGGCATGGGCGGCCAGGCGGCCGGCGAGGTCGCCTCCTCCGAGGTCATCTCCACCCTGGTCACGCTCGACGACGACGTGCCCGGCTCCGACATCCTGACCTCGCTCGGCGTCGCCGTGCAGCGCGCCAACGACCAGCTGCGCTCCATGGTCGAGGAGGACCCCCAGCTCGAGGGCATGGGCACCACGCTCACCGCCCTGCTGTGGACCGGTCAGCGGCTCGGCCTCGTGCACGTCGGCGACTCCCGCGCCTACCTGCTGCGCGACGGGGTGCTGACCCAGATCACCCAGGACCACACCTGGGTGCAGCGGCTCGTGGACGAGGGCCGGATCACCGAGGAAGAGGCCACCACCCATCCGCAGCGCTCCCTGCTGATGCGCGCGCTGGGCAGCGGCGACCACGTCGAGCCCGACCTCTCGATCCGCGAGGTGCGGGCCGGCGACCGCTACCTGATCTGCTCCGACGGCCTGTCCGGCGTCGTCTCCCACCAGACGATGGAGGAGACCCTCGCCAGCTACCAGGGCCCCCAGGAGACCGTGCAGGAGCTGATCCAGCTCGCGCTGCGCGGCGGCGGCCCGGACAACATCACCGTGATCGTCGCGGACGTGCTCGACCTGGACACCGGTGACACCCTCGCCGGACAGCTGTCCGACACCCCGGTCGTGGTCGGCGCCGTCGCCGAGAACCAGCACCACCTGCACGACAACGGCATCATGCAGACGCCGGCCGGCCGCGCCTCCCACCTCGGCCGCCAGGGCCACGGGCAGGGCGGCGGCGAGTTCGGCCCGCCCGGCTCCGGCGACAGCACCGGCTACGCGCCCGCCGGCAGCTTCGGCGACTACACCGACGAGGACTTCACCAAGCCCCGCAAGAACCGCAGGTGGCTGAAGAGATCGGTGTACGGCGTCCTCGCCCTGGCGGTGATCGGCGGCGGACTGTACGGCGGTTACCGCTGGACGCAGACGCAGTACTACGTCGGCACCAGCGGCGAGCACGTCGCGCTGTACCGCGGCATCAGCCAGGACCTGGCCTGGGTGTCGCTGTCGAAGGTGCAGCAGGACCACCCCGAGATCGAACTCAAGTACCTGCCGCCCTACCAGCAGAAGCAGGTCAAGAACACGATCGCGGCGGGCGGCCTGCAGCAGGCGCAGGCGAAGATCCAGGCGCTGACCGTGCAGGCCTCCGCGTGCCGCAAGCAGGCGGAACGCGCCGCCGCGGACAGCGGGCACAACGCCAAGGCGAGCCAGGGCAAGACCGGGAGCACCACGGGAACCACCCGTACCTCCCTCACGTCCAAGGCATCACCGACGCCGAACCCGTCGGCCTCGGGCTCCTCGAAGTCGCCTTCGAAGTCCCCGAGCCCGACCGCGACCGCCACTCCCAACCCCGGCCCGAGCCTCTCCGAGGATGAGCAGAAGGTCGTCGATCAGTGCGGCAAGCAGTGA
- a CDS encoding rhodanese-like domain-containing protein produces MPTVEVTDLKDGDFLLDVREDEEWDAGHAEGALHIPMSEFVARYGELTEAAPQDGRVNVICRSGGRSAQVTMYLVQQGIDAVNVDGGMQVWQAAGRPVITDGGAPGAVV; encoded by the coding sequence GTGCCCACGGTCGAGGTCACGGACCTCAAGGACGGCGACTTCCTGCTGGACGTCCGCGAGGACGAGGAGTGGGACGCCGGCCACGCCGAAGGGGCGCTGCACATCCCCATGAGCGAGTTCGTGGCCCGCTACGGCGAGCTGACCGAGGCCGCCCCGCAGGACGGCCGGGTCAACGTGATCTGCCGCTCCGGCGGCCGCTCGGCGCAGGTCACGATGTATCTGGTCCAGCAGGGCATCGACGCCGTGAACGTCGACGGCGGCATGCAGGTCTGGCAGGCCGCGGGGCGGCCGGTGATCACCGACGGCGGGGCACCGGGCGCGGTCGTCTGA
- a CDS encoding DUF2252 domain-containing protein, with product MTGAGVVEVTEPGGRTVAPRLPRVRGFAAWPPQGSPKKEGKALRTSVPRDAHRTLEADGSRPGAVAAVEESNAGRIPELTPIRVGRMAATPFAFLRGSAGLMAHDLARTPATGITTQICGDAHAANFGLYGDARGGLVIDLNDFDETVHGPWEWDLKRLAASLVLSGREAGADEDTCRQAAQDAVGAYRRTMRLLAKLPVLDAWNAIADERLVSHADAHDLLGTLERVSEKARANTSGRFAAKSTEETVDGGRRFVDASPVLRRIPDAEAAAVAASLEPYVATLSEDRPPLLARHAVHDVAFRVVGTGSVGTRSYVVLLLDHRGEPLVLQVKEARPSALVPHLATAGFATAPVEHEGRRVVLGQKRMQVVSDILLGWTTVDGRPYQVRQFRNRKGSVDPAALAADQVDDYGRMTGALLARAHAHSADPRLIAGYCGKNEELDEAMADFAVAYADRTEADHADLVAAVRSGRIAAEMGV from the coding sequence ATGACCGGAGCCGGTGTGGTGGAAGTGACGGAGCCGGGCGGGCGGACGGTGGCTCCTCGGCTGCCCCGGGTGCGGGGGTTCGCCGCGTGGCCGCCGCAGGGGTCGCCCAAGAAGGAGGGCAAGGCGCTCCGGACGAGCGTGCCGCGCGACGCCCACCGCACGCTCGAAGCGGACGGCTCCCGTCCGGGCGCCGTCGCCGCGGTGGAGGAGTCCAACGCCGGCCGCATCCCCGAGCTGACGCCGATCCGGGTGGGACGGATGGCGGCCACCCCCTTCGCCTTCCTGCGCGGCTCGGCCGGCCTCATGGCCCATGACCTGGCGCGCACCCCGGCCACCGGGATCACCACCCAGATCTGCGGCGACGCGCACGCGGCCAACTTCGGTCTCTACGGCGACGCGCGCGGCGGCCTGGTCATCGACCTCAACGACTTCGACGAGACCGTGCACGGCCCCTGGGAGTGGGACCTGAAGCGGCTCGCCGCCTCGCTGGTGCTGTCCGGGCGGGAGGCGGGCGCCGACGAGGACACGTGCCGCCAGGCGGCCCAGGACGCCGTGGGCGCCTACCGGCGCACCATGCGGCTGCTGGCCAAGCTGCCGGTGCTGGACGCCTGGAACGCCATCGCGGACGAGCGGCTGGTCTCCCACGCCGACGCCCACGACCTGCTGGGCACGCTGGAGCGGGTCTCGGAGAAGGCCCGCGCCAACACCAGCGGCCGCTTCGCGGCGAAGTCCACGGAGGAGACCGTCGACGGCGGCCGCCGCTTCGTCGACGCGTCCCCGGTCCTGCGCCGCATACCCGACGCCGAGGCCGCGGCGGTGGCCGCGTCCCTGGAGCCGTACGTGGCCACGCTGTCCGAGGACCGCCCGCCGCTGCTGGCCCGGCACGCGGTGCACGACGTGGCCTTCCGGGTCGTCGGCACCGGCAGTGTCGGCACCCGGTCCTACGTGGTGCTGCTCCTCGACCACCGGGGCGAGCCGCTGGTGCTCCAGGTGAAGGAGGCCCGGCCCTCCGCACTCGTCCCGCACCTGGCCACGGCCGGTTTCGCCACGGCGCCGGTGGAGCACGAGGGGCGCCGGGTCGTCCTCGGCCAGAAGCGGATGCAGGTGGTCAGCGACATCCTGCTGGGCTGGACCACGGTCGACGGGCGGCCCTACCAGGTCCGCCAGTTCCGCAACCGCAAGGGCAGCGTCGACCCGGCCGCGCTCGCCGCCGACCAGGTCGACGACTACGGCCGGATGACCGGGGCCCTGCTCGCCCGCGCCCACGCGCACAGCGCCGACCCGCGTCTGATCGCCGGCTACTGCGGCAAGAACGAGGAGCTGGACGAGGCGATGGCCGACTTCGCCGTGGCCTACGCCGACCGCACCGAGGCGGACCACGCGGACCTGGTCGCCGCGGTGCGCTCGGGACGGATCGCGGCCGAGATGGGGGTGTGA